The Micromonospora sp. Llam0 genome includes a window with the following:
- a CDS encoding NUDIX domain-containing protein yields MKVHQFAQKAFIFRGDHVLVAQKTVDDPNNPECWEVPGGRMIFGEDVDAHIRREVREETGLEVVPGEPFYIWQWIMNGDASDDQVQVVAVARECQATVGQLTTDGQTHDDYLGDLCWIPIDKLLGLNLIPSLRPAACAFVARRAVSR; encoded by the coding sequence ATGAAGGTTCATCAGTTTGCCCAAAAGGCGTTCATCTTTCGAGGCGATCATGTGCTGGTGGCCCAGAAGACCGTTGATGATCCGAACAATCCGGAGTGCTGGGAGGTTCCCGGCGGTCGAATGATCTTCGGCGAGGATGTCGATGCGCACATTCGCCGCGAGGTGCGCGAAGAAACCGGTCTGGAGGTGGTGCCCGGGGAGCCGTTCTACATCTGGCAGTGGATCATGAATGGCGACGCCTCCGATGATCAGGTGCAGGTCGTCGCGGTCGCCCGCGAGTGTCAAGCGACTGTCGGACAGTTGACGACAGATGGGCAAACCCACGACGACTACCTTGGTGACCTGTGCTGGATACCGATAGACAAACTGCTGGGTCTCAACCTGATTCCATCGCTGCGTCCAGCCGCCTGTGCTTTCGTCGCCCGTCGCGCCGTCTCCCGTTAA
- a CDS encoding C39 family peptidase, which yields MTTVLHRTALSVAGLVAAGGVAAGGVVAGPAAAAQAAAASDTARSAADAASSDRGGWSSEGRLLNTRYERQPNFYYCGPAATRIALTAQGRELSQYEVASRLGTTMAGTDSAEDTTRVLNEFTGDDEYRTTAIEASKASQVQIDQLRADVRATVDDGRAVVANIIGTVSDVDGRTHSYPGGHYVTVVGYGEGGDAVKIADPAFLGAEHYWVSTETLAHWIATRGYSH from the coding sequence ATGACCACTGTTCTTCATCGAACCGCACTGTCCGTCGCCGGGCTGGTGGCCGCCGGTGGGGTGGCCGCCGGCGGTGTGGTGGCCGGTCCGGCCGCCGCAGCCCAGGCCGCCGCAGCCTCGGACACCGCCAGGTCCGCCGCCGATGCCGCCAGTTCCGACCGCGGCGGGTGGTCCAGCGAGGGCCGGCTGCTGAACACCCGCTACGAGCGGCAGCCGAACTTCTACTACTGCGGGCCGGCCGCGACCCGGATCGCGCTGACCGCGCAGGGCCGCGAACTGTCGCAGTACGAGGTGGCCAGCAGGCTGGGCACCACCATGGCGGGCACCGACTCGGCCGAGGACACCACCCGGGTGCTCAACGAGTTCACCGGCGACGACGAGTACCGGACCACCGCGATCGAGGCGTCCAAGGCGAGTCAGGTGCAGATCGACCAGCTGCGTGCCGACGTGCGCGCGACCGTGGACGACGGCCGGGCCGTGGTGGCCAACATCATCGGTACGGTGAGCGACGTCGACGGCCGTACCCACTCGTACCCGGGCGGGCACTACGTGACCGTGGTCGGCTACGGCGAGGGCGGCGACGCTGTCAAGATCGCCGACCCGGCGTTCCTGGGTGCCGAACACTACTGGGTGAGCACCGAGACCCTGGCGCACTGGATCGCCACGCGCGGCTACTCGCACTGA
- a CDS encoding sigma-70 family RNA polymerase sigma factor, whose amino-acid sequence MRDADEFDAFYAGSAQRVLGHLSVVLGNRADAEDAVAEAYARAWDRWRSVRDCDSPEAWVRTVAYRIAVSSWRKAVNRLRAHRRDANGHQVDEVSADHVAIVDALRRLGVDQRRAVVLHHLVGLSVAEIAAETGTSPNTIKTWLARGRKALAVHLTTSGDEGRSRAI is encoded by the coding sequence ATGCGTGACGCCGACGAGTTCGACGCCTTCTACGCCGGGTCCGCCCAACGGGTGCTCGGACACCTGTCCGTGGTGCTCGGCAACCGGGCCGACGCCGAGGACGCGGTCGCCGAGGCGTACGCCCGCGCGTGGGACCGGTGGCGGTCCGTGCGCGACTGTGACAGCCCCGAAGCCTGGGTACGCACGGTCGCGTACCGGATCGCGGTGAGTTCCTGGCGTAAGGCGGTGAACCGGCTGCGCGCCCACCGCCGCGACGCCAACGGCCACCAGGTCGACGAGGTGTCGGCCGACCACGTCGCGATCGTCGACGCGTTGCGCCGGCTCGGCGTCGACCAGCGCCGGGCCGTCGTGCTGCACCACCTGGTCGGCCTGAGCGTCGCCGAGATCGCCGCGGAGACCGGCACCAGCCCGAACACGATCAAGACCTGGCTGGCCCGGGGCCGCAAGGCGTTGGCCGTACACCTGACCACCAGCGGCGACGAAGGGAGGAGCCGTGCCATCTGA
- a CDS encoding endonuclease V, with amino-acid sequence MTAATPRTEREAVEIQRELARRVRVDQPMADPPRFVAGVDVAYESDSAAAGRLAGAVVVLDLADDLSVVASATATGVCDFPYVPGLLAFREVPVLLTALDQLAVRPDLLVCDGYGVAHPRRCGLASHLGVVTGIPAFGVAKTAFVSTHGEVPPERGGWADLVDGGEVVGRALRTRTGVKPVYVSAGHLIDITQTTGVTLRLTPHYRLPETTRLADRACREVFRHR; translated from the coding sequence ATGACGGCGGCGACACCGCGTACCGAGCGGGAGGCCGTCGAGATCCAGCGCGAGCTGGCCCGCCGGGTACGGGTCGACCAGCCGATGGCCGATCCGCCGAGGTTCGTCGCCGGCGTCGACGTCGCGTACGAATCGGACTCGGCGGCGGCGGGCCGACTCGCCGGCGCCGTCGTCGTGCTCGACCTGGCCGACGACCTGTCCGTCGTGGCCAGCGCGACCGCGACCGGCGTCTGCGACTTCCCGTACGTTCCCGGCCTGCTCGCGTTCCGCGAGGTTCCGGTCCTGCTCACCGCCCTCGACCAGCTCGCCGTCCGCCCGGACCTGCTGGTCTGCGACGGGTACGGCGTCGCGCATCCGCGCCGCTGCGGCCTGGCCAGCCACCTGGGCGTGGTCACCGGCATCCCGGCGTTCGGCGTGGCCAAGACGGCGTTCGTCAGCACCCACGGCGAGGTGCCGCCCGAGCGTGGCGGCTGGGCCGACCTGGTCGACGGCGGTGAGGTGGTCGGCCGGGCGCTGCGCACCCGCACCGGCGTCAAACCGGTGTACGTGTCGGCCGGGCATCTCATCGACATCACCCAGACGACCGGGGTCACCCTGCGCCTGACGCCCCACTACCGGCTGCCGGAGACGACCCGCCTGGCCGACCGCGCCTGCCGGGAAGTTTTCCGGCACCGCTGA
- a CDS encoding GNAT family N-acetyltransferase, whose product MAIRIRPVDRHDTARLVVLLDQLGYPTDDADVHERLTYWLHDQASVLLGADDAGELIGVAALHVCPILERTGRFGRVVALVVDDRYRGQGVGRSLLTEVERRARAAGCIMMEVTSSVHRDAAHRFYAGLGYEDTVDRSRRFIKPLPPAGESPRR is encoded by the coding sequence ATGGCAATCCGTATCCGCCCCGTCGATCGGCACGACACGGCCCGGCTCGTCGTCCTGCTGGATCAGCTCGGCTACCCCACCGATGACGCCGATGTCCACGAACGTCTGACCTACTGGCTGCACGACCAGGCCAGCGTGCTGCTCGGCGCCGATGACGCCGGCGAGCTGATCGGAGTCGCCGCCCTGCATGTGTGTCCGATATTGGAGAGGACCGGCAGGTTCGGCCGGGTCGTCGCCTTGGTCGTCGACGACCGATACCGGGGGCAGGGCGTCGGGCGTTCGCTGCTGACCGAGGTCGAGCGTCGGGCCCGAGCCGCCGGTTGCATCATGATGGAGGTGACCAGCAGCGTTCATCGGGACGCGGCGCACCGGTTCTACGCGGGTCTCGGGTATGAGGACACGGTGGACAGGTCTCGACGATTCATCAAGCCCCTACCACCTGCCGGGGAGAGCCCGCGCAGGTAG
- a CDS encoding GPP34 family phosphoprotein: MSTYPLADDLFRMAHHRLHGRPLLHPRALSHGLAAALLAELLYPQRIAVRRGLVVVGATVAPPDDLVHGILAQISAAPTPQPVKTWVGLLSETAVRQVATRLARAGHVRREVTRRRLVERGERWVPTDMNTAGWPAVRLATALRTRRRLHVTDQGLAALTWACGLDRHILNGAPPHAYDDLRTLVGHGWPPIVDLARQTRAALGRTVAAHRG; encoded by the coding sequence ATGTCCACGTACCCGCTGGCCGACGACCTGTTCCGGATGGCCCACCACCGGTTGCACGGCCGACCGTTGCTGCACCCCCGCGCGCTCAGCCACGGCCTGGCCGCCGCGTTGCTGGCCGAACTGCTCTACCCGCAGCGGATCGCCGTGCGCCGCGGCCTGGTCGTCGTCGGCGCGACCGTCGCCCCGCCCGACGACCTGGTGCACGGCATCCTCGCCCAGATCAGCGCCGCGCCGACCCCGCAACCGGTGAAGACCTGGGTCGGTCTGCTCAGCGAAACCGCGGTCCGGCAGGTCGCCACCCGACTGGCCCGCGCCGGCCACGTACGCCGGGAAGTGACCCGCCGTCGCCTCGTCGAGCGCGGCGAACGGTGGGTGCCCACCGACATGAACACCGCCGGCTGGCCCGCCGTCCGGCTGGCCACCGCGCTGCGCACCCGCCGCCGCCTCCACGTCACCGATCAGGGTCTGGCGGCATTGACCTGGGCCTGCGGCCTCGACCGGCACATCCTCAACGGTGCGCCGCCGCACGCCTACGACGACCTGCGCACCCTCGTCGGCCACGGCTGGCCGCCGATCGTCGACCTGGCCCGGCAGACCCGCGCGGCACTCGGTCGCACCGTTGCCGCCCACCGTGGCTGA
- a CDS encoding zinc ribbon domain-containing protein — MPSLRSDLPEDGQPVGEPERGDTSDRWPLRGVLVCAACGRRLQPLRTADGGRAYRGPCGCRLGPVDAGRVERLVGLSVARRRPDLAAVSPPRTDAEVIGEAIDQVYVGADADDLLIVWRT, encoded by the coding sequence ATGCCTTCGCTGCGCTCTGACCTGCCCGAAGACGGCCAACCGGTCGGGGAACCCGAGCGCGGCGACACGTCCGACCGGTGGCCGCTGCGTGGGGTCCTGGTGTGCGCGGCGTGTGGGCGGCGGCTGCAGCCGTTGCGGACCGCTGACGGCGGTCGGGCGTACCGGGGGCCGTGTGGGTGCCGGCTGGGCCCGGTCGACGCGGGCCGGGTCGAGCGCCTCGTCGGCCTGTCCGTCGCCCGCCGCCGCCCCGACCTGGCCGCTGTGTCGCCGCCTCGCACCGACGCCGAAGTGATCGGCGAGGCCATCGATCAGGTGTACGTCGGTGCCGACGCCGACGACCTGCTGATCGTCTGGCGCACCTGA
- a CDS encoding helix-turn-helix transcriptional regulator → MAESTSPTVEADVPKVVGPTIPRWQLGEELTRLRRAANLTEAVVADKLGCSESKIKKVEAGYVGTNRAELMVMLDMYGVTDEAARNDMIELQKRGKERGWWSKFGMVPQQFATFLSLESSATSIRVFEPLIVHGLLQTEDYTRAIVSTHLPNATAEEVERQVQIRRARQERIFADPPQTWIILDEAVLHRRVGGTGVLSVQLAHILDTVKAAPWLTLQVVPYSHGSYPGELGAFTIFDFEEDIHSPVVYVEGQAGGLYLERDADLRRCNLAYNHITAAALSPPESAKLITALTRATG, encoded by the coding sequence ATGGCGGAATCCACCTCACCCACTGTGGAGGCAGACGTGCCCAAGGTCGTCGGTCCAACCATCCCGCGCTGGCAGCTCGGCGAGGAGCTCACCCGCCTACGCCGCGCCGCCAACCTCACCGAGGCAGTCGTCGCCGACAAACTCGGCTGCTCCGAGTCGAAGATCAAGAAGGTCGAAGCCGGCTACGTCGGCACCAACCGCGCCGAGCTGATGGTCATGCTCGACATGTACGGCGTCACAGACGAGGCCGCCCGCAACGACATGATCGAGTTGCAGAAGCGCGGCAAGGAACGCGGCTGGTGGTCCAAGTTCGGCATGGTGCCCCAGCAGTTCGCGACCTTCCTCAGCCTGGAGTCCTCGGCGACCAGCATCCGCGTCTTCGAGCCGCTGATCGTCCACGGGCTCCTGCAGACCGAGGACTACACCCGAGCGATCGTCTCGACGCATCTGCCGAACGCGACCGCCGAGGAAGTCGAACGGCAGGTGCAGATCCGCCGCGCCCGCCAGGAGCGGATCTTCGCGGACCCGCCGCAGACCTGGATCATCCTCGACGAGGCGGTCCTGCACCGCCGGGTCGGCGGCACCGGCGTGCTGAGCGTCCAGCTGGCCCACATCCTCGACACCGTCAAGGCTGCTCCGTGGCTCACCCTCCAGGTCGTCCCGTACAGCCACGGCAGCTACCCCGGTGAGCTCGGCGCGTTCACGATCTTCGACTTCGAGGAGGACATCCACTCCCCCGTCGTCTACGTGGAAGGCCAGGCCGGCGGCCTCTATCTCGAACGTGACGCGGACCTGCGTCGGTGTAACCTGGCGTACAACCACATCACGGCCGCCGCGCTCAGCCCACCCGAGAGCGCCAAGCTGATCACCGCCCTGACCCGCGCCACGGGTTGA
- a CDS encoding DUF397 domain-containing protein translates to MTPDLDLSTAVWRKSRKSSANGGCVEVANLGQAYALRDSKNPDGPVLIFTPEEWDCFLDGAEKGEFRQL, encoded by the coding sequence GTGACCCCCGACCTCGACCTCAGCACTGCTGTCTGGCGCAAGAGCAGGAAGTCATCCGCGAACGGCGGCTGCGTCGAGGTCGCCAACCTGGGTCAGGCGTACGCGCTCCGCGACTCGAAGAACCCGGACGGCCCGGTCCTCATCTTCACCCCCGAGGAGTGGGACTGCTTCCTCGACGGCGCAGAAAAGGGCGAGTTCCGCCAACTCTGA
- a CDS encoding GNAT family N-acetyltransferase encodes MIIRRAQLSDVDVIMSWRREREAWLAARAEDQWSIPLPRSAVAATVSAGQTWMVFDGETPAATITLTAYVDVDGLWKPDRDPEALWYPEDDPADALYAAKMMLPLERAGDGIGTELLDWAAGRAYDAGLTWLRLDAWTTNPRLHSYYRRRGFRHVRTISTRVSGACFQRPAQPYEPGRRLKLDTG; translated from the coding sequence ATGATCATCCGCCGCGCACAGCTCAGCGACGTCGACGTCATCATGAGCTGGCGACGCGAACGGGAGGCGTGGCTCGCAGCCCGGGCAGAAGACCAGTGGTCGATCCCACTACCCCGGTCCGCCGTCGCCGCGACCGTGTCCGCAGGTCAGACCTGGATGGTCTTCGACGGTGAAACCCCGGCCGCGACCATCACCCTCACCGCCTACGTTGACGTCGACGGGCTCTGGAAACCGGACCGCGACCCCGAAGCCCTCTGGTACCCCGAGGACGACCCAGCAGACGCGCTCTACGCCGCGAAGATGATGCTCCCGCTTGAACGAGCCGGCGACGGCATCGGCACCGAACTGCTCGATTGGGCCGCCGGCCGAGCATACGACGCCGGCCTCACCTGGCTACGCCTCGACGCATGGACCACAAACCCACGACTACACAGCTACTACCGGCGACGGGGATTCCGACACGTCCGCACCATCTCCACCCGCGTCAGCGGAGCCTGCTTCCAACGCCCCGCCCAGCCTTACGAACCCGGCCGCCGACTCAAACTCGACACTGGATGA